GCGAGCGACATCGACGGCGACGGCATCGACGTCGACGCTGCCGTGTTCATCGAAAATTACGGGCGGATCGAAGCCCTCGGGGCGAAAGGCTACAAGAAGGGCGCGGAGAATTTCTCGGAAGGGATTGCGGCCGGCGGCGGCGAGATCCGGAACCATGTCGGCGCGTCCATCTACAGTGTGGACCACGCAATTCTGGTCGACAACGGCTCGGGAGGCTGGGGCTATCTCGCCACCGTCATCCAGAACGACGGGTCGATCGAGGGACGCGATGGCTTCGGCATCAAGCTGGTCGGCGACTTCGACGACACCCTGACCAGCACCGGCACGATCATCGGCGGCAACGGCACGGCGATCGACATGGGCGGCGGCAACGACATTGTCGCTCTGTCCGGCGCCTCGGCGGTCACCGGCAAAATCCTGCTCGGGGCTGGTGACGACGTCTTCACGGGGGCGGCGCAGGCCGAGACGGTCGACGGCGGTGCCGGCGCCGACATGATCTCCGGCGGCGCGGGCGACGACGTCCTCGACGGCGGCGACGGCGACGACCTGCTGCGCGGTGGCGACGGCGACGACACCATCGTCGGCGGCGAAGGCTTCGACGTGCTCGACCTGTCGGACGCCACCGGGGCGGTGACGCTCAATCTCGCAGCCGGCACCGTCAGCGGCGCCGGCATCGGCACCGATCACTTCAGCTCGATCGAGAGCTTCGTGTTCGGCGCCGGCAACGACGTCATCACCGGCGGCAACGGCGACGACAGCCTCGACGGCGGCGCCGGCAACGACACCATCGCCGGCGGCAACGGCAACGACACGCTCTCCGGTGGCGACGGCAACGACGCGATCGACGGCGGTTCGGGCAACGACATCGTCGATGGCGGGCTCGGCAACGACACGCTGAAGGGCGGTTCGGGCAACGACGTGATCGCGGCCGGCGACGGCGACGACACGGTCGACGCCGGCTCCGGCGACGACATCGTCACCGGCGGTCTCGGCAACGATACGCTGAAGGGCGGGTCGGGCGCCGACATCATCACCGGCGGCGCCGGCAACGACATCCTGACCGGCGGTTCCGGCGCGGACGTCTTCGTGTTCGCGGCCGGCTTCGGCAAGGACACCGTCACCGACTTCGTCACCACGGGGTCGTCGGCCGATCTGCTGCAGTTCTCCACCGACATGTTCGCCGACTTCGCCGACGTGATGTCGCACACCGCGCAGGTCGGCAGCAGCGTGGTGGTCACGCTGGACGCCGACACCAGCATCACGCTGGCCAACGTCCAGATGACCTCGCTCGCCGCCGACGACTTCCGCTTCGTCTGAGCGAGTTAACCGTCCCCACGACAACGAAGGGAGCGCGCACGCCGCGCTCCCTTCACGACGTTTCCGGCGTCGGGCAGACGCGGCGGCTCGGCTGCGGGCGCGTCATCGGAATTACGAACAGACGCGAATCCGCCGATGCAGATCGGCTGGTCGAGAAAGCGGCCGCCGCGACGTTGCGGTCGCAGCAGATGCCATCGTCCCAGGAAAGCTCATCATGTCTGATATCGTTCTTCTCGCGCATCGCGGCAGCAACCCCTATCCGGATCATTCGCGCGACGCCTATGTCTGGGCGATCGACTGCGGCGCCGACTTCATCGAGCCGGATCTCTATCTGACCAAGGACGGCGTGCTGGTCTCCAGCCACGACAACCACAATTATTCCAATCTGAGCTACGCCGAGGCGAAAGCCCTCGAGCCGTCGCTGCTGACGTTCGGCGAGATCATCGAGCTCGTGAAGGCGATGTCGATCGAGACCGGCCGCGACATCGGCATCGTTCCCGAGACCAAGAGCACCGACTACGCCACCAGCGAAGCCGTGATCAAGGAGTTGATCGCCCACGACTTCACCGATCCGGACCGGGTCGTGATCCAGAGTTTTGCGTCGACCAATTTGCAGCAATTGCACGACACCATCATGCCGCAATACGGCGTCGACATCCCGCTGGCCTATCTCGGCAGCGGCATTGCGAATCCGGGCCAGATCGCGACCTTTGCGGACTACGCCGCGCCCAGCGTCGGCTCGTTCACCGCGGCCGACGTCGCGGCCGCGCATGCCGCCGGCCTCAAGGTGGTGGCCTGGACGATTCTCGGGGCCCGGTCCGACATCCAGAGCCTGATCGACATGGGCGTGGACGCGGTCTTCGTCGACGATACCCGGCTCGCCCGCGCCAGCATCGAGGCGATCGCCGGCGCCAACGTCGTCTACGGAACGCCGGAAATCGACGGCGCCTCCGGCACCGCCGGCAACGACGTGGTCTACGCCATGCAGGGCGATGACATCGTCTGGTCCGGGGCCGGCGACGATCTGGTCTATGGCGACGGCGGCGACGACGCTCTGTTCGGCGGCGCCGGCAACGACATCCTGGTCGGCGGTTCGGGCACCGATCTGCTGTCCGGCGACGCCGGTCGCGACGTTCTCGACGGCGGCGCCGGCAACGATGTCGTGCTGGCGAGCGGCGACACCGTGCTGTTCCGCCGTGGCTCGGGCATCGACCTTGTCGCGCTCGACGCCGCCAGCAGCATCGACTTCCAGGACATCGACTCGCGCGCCATCACGGTGATACGCGACGGCGCCGATCTGATCGTCCGCATCGGCGACGACGCGCTGGTGATCCGTAACGGCGCCGGCAATGCCGCGAGCCTGCCCGGCGCGGTGAGTTTTGCCGACGGCGTGACGCTCACCGCCACCGAGCTGCTGGCGCGCGCCACGAGCGGCACCGACGCCGGCGTCACCGCCGCGCTGCCGGCGCTCGAACAGCTGCTCGCCGCTGCGCCCGATCTCGCCGTCGAGCCCCCGGTGGTCGTCGAGACCAACCTCATCGTCAATGGCGGCTTCGAGGATCTGACCGGGGCCAACAACGGAGCGAGTTGGGGCTATCGCAACACCAATCCGGCCGGCGTCATTCCCGGCTGGGTCAACCGCGGTGACACCCGCGCGGAAGTCCACAAGGATACGGTCGGCGGCATCGGCGCGGCGGAAGGAACCTATTGGTTCGACCTGGAAGGCGCGCCCACCAACGCCAAACTGGTGCAGACCGTCGCCGGCGTCGAACAGGGCGCGACCTATCAGCTCAGCTTCAGGATCGCCGACACCGACACCGCGCAGACGACCGACTCCGTCAAGGTCTATTGGGGCGGCGAACTGATCTATACGGGAACGCCGAAGAACAAGTGGCAGGAGATCACCATCGACGTGATCGGCGGCGACGGTGACGGCTTCAACACGCTGACCTTCGAAAGCGTGACGCCGAGTCCGAACGGCGCCGGCGTGGCGCTCGACGACGTGGCGCTGATCCGGCTGCAGGAGAGCCCCAATCTGATCGTGAACGGCAGCTTCGAGGACCTCACCGGCGCCAACAACGGCAATTGGAGCGGCGATTGGGGCTACCGCAACAACAGCGGCGTCATTCCGGGTTGGACCCAGGTCGAAACCTCCGCCGGCGGTCGCGCCGAACTGCACTTCGACACCCAGAACGGCGTGTCGGCCGCGGACGGCAATGTCTGGTTCGATATGGACGGCAACGGCAACAACGCCAGGCTGGTGCAGACCGTCGCCGGCGTCGAGGCCGGCGCCACCTACCGGCTGACCTTTTCGATCGCCGACGCCGACGCCAGCACCACCGATGACGGCGTGCGCGTCTATTGGGGCGGCCAGGTCGTGTATGAAGGTGTGCCGACCAGCATCTGGCAGAAAATCACGATCGAGGTCGTGGGCAATGCCGGCGACGGAACCAATCAGCTGATCTTCCAGGGCACCGAAACCAGCCTGAACGGCTACGGCGCCGCGCTCGACGATATTTCGCTGCGCAAGATCGCCGATGCGCCGCCGCCCAACACCGCGCCGGTCGCGGCCGACGACGGCGCTCCGGCGACCGACTTTGGTGCGGCGCTGACCATCGCCGCCGCCACCTTGCTGGCCAATGATACGGATGCCGACGGCGACGCGCTGGTGATCCTGTCGGTGGCGGCCGGCGTCGGCGGCACGGTCGCGCTGGACGCCGACCGCAATGTCGTGTTCACCCCGGCCGAAGGCTTTTCGGGCGAGGCGTCGTTCAGCTATGTGGCATCCGACGGCCGAGGCGGCACCGCCACGGCGGACGTCACCGTCGTGGTGGCGCGGCGGGTGCTCTCGGGCACGCCCGGCGACGACGTGATCATCAGCACGTCCGGCGACGACGTGATCGACGGTGGCGATGGCGTCGATACCGTGAGCTATGCGGCTTCGGCCGCCGGCGTCGACGTCGACCTTGCGGCCGGCGTCGCCTCCGGTGACGGCAACGATACGCTGTCGAGCATCGAGTCGGTGATCGGCTCGGCGCATGACGACCGGCTGAGCGGCAACGACGCCGCCAACCTGCTCGACGGCGGCGACGGCGACGACATCCTGTCCGGCGGTCTCGGCAACGACGTCCTCAACGGCGGTCTCGGCAATGACATCATCACCGGCGGCGCCGGTGACGACACCATCGACGGCGGCGCGGGCTTCGACACGCTCGACCTGTCGGAGGCCACCGGGGCGGTGACGCTCAATCTGGTGAGCGGCACCGTCAGCGGCGCCGGCATCGGCACCGATCACTTCAGCTCGATCGAGAGCTTCGTGTTCGGTAGCGGCAACGACGTTATCACCGGCGGCAACGGCGACGACAGCCTCGACGGCGGCGCCGGCAACGACGCGATCGACGGCGGCAACGGCAATGACACGCTCTCCGGCGGCGAAGGCAACGACGCGATCGACGGCGGTTCGGGCAACGACATCGTGGATGGCGGCCTCGGCAACGACACGCTGAAGGGCGGTTCGGGCAACGACGTCATCGCGGCCGGCGACGGCGACGACAATGTCGATGCCGGCTCCGGCGACGACATCGTCACCGGCGGTGCCGGCAACGACACGCTGAAGGGCGGGTCGGGCGCCGACATCATCACCGGCGGCGCCGGCAACGACATCCTGACCGGCGGTTCCGGCGCGGACGTCTTCGTGTTCGCGGCCGGCTTCGGCAACGACACCGTCACCGACTTCGCCACCACGGGGTCGTCGGCCGATCTGCTGCAGTTCTCCAGCGACATGTTCGCCGACTTCGCCGACGTGATGGCGCACACCGCGCAGGTCGGCAGCAGCGTGGTGGTCACGCTGGACGCCGACACCAGCATCACGCTGGCCAACGTCCAGATGACCTCGCTCGCCGCCGACGACTTCCGCTTCGTCTGAGCGAGCCATCGTCATCACGACAACGAGGGAGCGCGCACGCCGCGCTCCCTTCACGACGTTTCCGGCGTCGTGCAGACGCGGCGGCTCGGCCGCGGGCACGTCATCGGAATTACGAACAGACGCGAATCCGCCGATGCAGATCGGCCCGGCGCAGGCTTTGATCGAGATCAAATTTTCGCTTCCCGTGGCAACGCATGACCGCCATCAAGCCATTCGTAGTTTTGAACTATTCAGAACGCGCACCGTCGGAATCTACCGCCTTTCCGGCGTGAATCAGTGCAAGGAGTCGGTCGCAGTCGCAGCATCGGGCAACGCCCATGCGGCGCGACGCGCGGCGATGAGCCGGGTTCACACAGGAGGAAGGTTGATGGCGGGTCGGACCAATGAACGTGAAACGGACCGGATGGATCAGATCGATCGGACCGGTGTTGCTGATACTCGCTCGGACCGGGCGACGCGCGTGTGGGCGCGCAACCGGCTGCGCGAACTGGCGGAGTCCGGACAGCTCGGACTGAGCAGCGGCACCGCGCCGCGCCGCGTCTCGGCCTCTGTGTCGGCGACGCGCTGAGAACGACGCGCGCCGCCGCCTGGTGCGCACCATGGTGCACGTCGCCTTGACCGGCGTGGACCCGACGACCGACCCCGGCGATCCGATCCCCCATCGCCACGATGCGCCATCACGGTCCGTTGCCGCGCGCCCATCTGCGCCCGCCGACGAATGACCGTCCCGCTTGCAGCGTTCCAATCAAGTCCTGTGTCCGGCGCATGGCCGCCCGCGCGCGGGCGTCGCGAGAGTTGATCGGCATCAACGTCGCCGTCGCCACGCCGCGTGATGCTGCGCCCACTGCATGCAATGCAGGGGGATACGACCATGATGACCTACGACATTCTGCTGCTCGCGGCCGCCGCACTGTCCACCGTTGTGATTCTGTTCGGCGTGGTGATCTTCGCCGGCCACGAAGGCGAGCACCGGCACGCCAGCGCCGGGCCGCAGCAGCCGCACGGCACGACCTGACCGCACGCTGATCACCCGGGCCGACGCGTCGCCGGTTTCGGTTCGGCCGAGCGGCACGCAGGCGGTTCGTCGAGCGGTTACTTGATCGGTTGGTTGTGCGGCTCGTTGCCGGCGGCGTCGTTGAGATCGCGTTTGATGGTTTCCAGCAGCGACGCCAGCACGGCGGCGGGCGGGAGGTCGGCCGTCGCCGGCGTGGCGGAGGCCGTCGTCGTCGGCTGCAGGGCCGTGGGCTTCAGGGACGTGGGCTGCAGGGACGTGGGCTGCAGGGTCTTGGGCTGCAGGGGCGTGGGATGGCCGGCGAGCAGCCCGGTCGTCGGCGCGGCGCGCGGGCGGCGCGGCAATTCCGGCGGCGGCAATTCCGATGACCATGGCGCCGACAACGCTGCGCCGCCGCCCGGCTCCGGCGCCTGCTCCGGCGTGCCGCCCTGCGGCGGCGACACGAACGAACCGTACAGCACGTCCTCACGCCGGCCCATCAGCCACAGCGCCATCCAGTAGACGGCGGCAAGGATGATGACCGCGAGGATGCCGAGTTCAAGCATCGGCGGCCGCCGAAGCGAACGCGCGGCCTGATACGAACGCGGAGAGTGGTGCTAACCGGGATGAGTGCGGCGATCGTGGCCGAATCCGGCGACCGGCTGTGACCAGCCCAGCTGTCCGCCCGGATCGTTCGGCATCAGCAATCAGCATCCTCACCCCTTGTGGAACAGATTGATTCCGCAAGCGGGGGGCCTGCGCAAGCGGATTCTGGCGCATAAGGTGCTGCAAGCTCAAAACAAAAGCGCCAGGCGAGAGCCCGGCGCTGATGCTTAGTTCGTCATTCTGGTAATTGGTTCAGCGTCCGAGCAGCACCGGCAGGCCGAGCATCGAGGAGAACGGCGTCGGATCGTTGATCAGCTTGGCCGAACCGTTCTGATTGGCCGCGAGCTGCGAGAACGGCTTCTGGCTGGAGGTCAGCGACGACCACGGCTTCTGGCTCGCCGCCAGCGACGACATCGGCGCCTGCGACGACGACAGCAGCGGGCCGAACATCGACGACAGGAAGAAGTTCGGGCTGGTCAGTTCGGGGAAGATGCCGCCCAGCGTGGTGCGGGAGTCGGTCAGGCGCGGCGCGCCGCTCAGGTTCGCCGAGGACGAGGCGTAGCTCGGCGCAGCCGACCGGGCCGGGCCATGGCGGTTGAGGATCGCTTCGGCCTGGCCGCCCTTGCCGAACGGCGGGTCGACGCTTACCACGTTACCGTCTTTGTTGGTCACGAGCGCGGCGTTATCGAAGGAGGCAGCCTTGAGCTCGGCGACCGCCGCCTGGGCCTTCTTCGCGTCGTCGTACACTTTCACAATTTGCGTCATGCTTACCTTCCTCGATCATAATGGGGAGACTGAAGAATCTCAGTATTTTCTGACAATTCGACGGCCCCGGCCCGGTTCCCAATCTCGCACATTTTCGCGCTGCGGCAAGCTAATTCGGGCATCGACTTACCGGCGATAACGCGTCGAAGAAAACTAAGTAAGTGCGCGGTGAATGATCGCCAGGGGAACCGCGCTGTTTTGACGCCGGCCGCGGGCGCCGTCATGCTGATCGGTAGATTGATAGGGGTGCCTCTTGGGAGGCGGGCGGCGGTCCCGCCGGCCCGAGCTTCACGGCACTGACGCACCGTTGTGCGATGTGGCGACACGCGACGCCCCGGAACCACGCGACGGGTTCGGGCGTCTGTGACGGGGCAGAACAAGGAATGCCGATGACCAAAGAGACGAGCCCGTCCTGGTGGGCGGCCGGTGCGCTGTATCAGATCTATCCCCGCTCGTTTCAGGACTCCGATTCCGACGGCATCGGCGATCTGCGCGGCATCATCGATCGGCTGGATCATTTGTCGGATCTCGGCGTCGACGCGCTGTGGCTGTCGCCGATCTTTCCGTCGCCGATGGCGGATTTCGGCTACGACGTCGCCGACTATGTCGGGATCGATCCGATCTTCGGCACCATGGATGATTTCGACGCGCTGGTGCTGACCGCGCATGCGCGCGGACTCAAGGTGATTCTCGACCTGGTGCCGAACCATTCGTCCGACCAGCACCCGTGGTTCGTCGAAAGCCGGTCCTCGCGCGACAATCCGAAACGCGACTGGTATCTGTGGCGAGATCCCGCGCCGGACGGCGGACCGCCGACCAACTGGCTGTCGGAATTCGGCGGCAGCGGCTGGGAATACGACGATGCCACCGGCCAGTATTATTATCACGCCTTCCTCAAGCAGCAGCCCGACCTCAACTGGCGCAATCCGCAGGTGCGCGCAGCGATCTACGATGCGATGCGGTTCTGGCTGAAGAAGGGCGTCGACGGCTTCCGCGTCGACGTGATCTGGCACCTGATCAAGGACGATCGATATCGCGACAACCCGCCCAATCCGGAGTTCAGGCCCGGCCTGCCGCCGCACGCCGCCTTGCTGACGGCGTATTCGGCCGATCGGCCGGAGACGCAGGAGATCGTCGCGCAGCTGCGCGCGGTGTGCGACGAGTTCGATCAGCGCCTGCTGATCGGCGAGATCTATCTGCCGATCGAGCGGCTGGTGGCGTATTACGGCGCCGATCTGCGCGGCGCGCATCTGCCGTTCAACTTCGCGCTGCTGTCGACGCCGTGGCGCGCGCACGACATCGCGGCGCTGATCGATCGCTACGAGGCGGCGCTGCCGCCGGGCGCGTGGCCGAACTGGGTGCTCGGCAATCACGACCGGCCGCGGGTGGCGAGCCGCGTCGGTCCTGCGCAGGCCCGCGTTGCCGCGATGCTGCTGCTGACGCTGCGCGGCACGCCGACGCTGTATTACGGCGACGAGCTCGGCATGGAGCAGGTCGACATCGCGCCGCAGGACGTGCAGGACCCGTTCGAGAAGAACGTGCCGGGCATCGGGGTCGGCCGCGACGGCTGCCGCACGCCGATGCCGTGGGATTCCTCGCCGAACGCCGGCTTTTCC
The DNA window shown above is from Rhodopseudomonas palustris HaA2 and carries:
- a CDS encoding glycerophosphodiester phosphodiesterase family protein, with amino-acid sequence MSDIVLLAHRGSNPYPDHSRDAYVWAIDCGADFIEPDLYLTKDGVLVSSHDNHNYSNLSYAEAKALEPSLLTFGEIIELVKAMSIETGRDIGIVPETKSTDYATSEAVIKELIAHDFTDPDRVVIQSFASTNLQQLHDTIMPQYGVDIPLAYLGSGIANPGQIATFADYAAPSVGSFTAADVAAAHAAGLKVVAWTILGARSDIQSLIDMGVDAVFVDDTRLARASIEAIAGANVVYGTPEIDGASGTAGNDVVYAMQGDDIVWSGAGDDLVYGDGGDDALFGGAGNDILVGGSGTDLLSGDAGRDVLDGGAGNDVVLASGDTVLFRRGSGIDLVALDAASSIDFQDIDSRAITVIRDGADLIVRIGDDALVIRNGAGNAASLPGAVSFADGVTLTATELLARATSGTDAGVTAALPALEQLLAAAPDLAVEPPVVVETNLIVNGGFEDLTGANNGASWGYRNTNPAGVIPGWVNRGDTRAEVHKDTVGGIGAAEGTYWFDLEGAPTNAKLVQTVAGVEQGATYQLSFRIADTDTAQTTDSVKVYWGGELIYTGTPKNKWQEITIDVIGGDGDGFNTLTFESVTPSPNGAGVALDDVALIRLQESPNLIVNGSFEDLTGANNGNWSGDWGYRNNSGVIPGWTQVETSAGGRAELHFDTQNGVSAADGNVWFDMDGNGNNARLVQTVAGVEAGATYRLTFSIADADASTTDDGVRVYWGGQVVYEGVPTSIWQKITIEVVGNAGDGTNQLIFQGTETSLNGYGAALDDISLRKIADAPPPNTAPVAADDGAPATDFGAALTIAAATLLANDTDADGDALVILSVAAGVGGTVALDADRNVVFTPAEGFSGEASFSYVASDGRGGTATADVTVVVARRVLSGTPGDDVIISTSGDDVIDGGDGVDTVSYAASAAGVDVDLAAGVASGDGNDTLSSIESVIGSAHDDRLSGNDAANLLDGGDGDDILSGGLGNDVLNGGLGNDIITGGAGDDTIDGGAGFDTLDLSEATGAVTLNLVSGTVSGAGIGTDHFSSIESFVFGSGNDVITGGNGDDSLDGGAGNDAIDGGNGNDTLSGGEGNDAIDGGSGNDIVDGGLGNDTLKGGSGNDVIAAGDGDDNVDAGSGDDIVTGGAGNDTLKGGSGADIITGGAGNDILTGGSGADVFVFAAGFGNDTVTDFATTGSSADLLQFSSDMFADFADVMAHTAQVGSSVVVTLDADTSITLANVQMTSLAADDFRFV
- a CDS encoding alpha-amylase family glycosyl hydrolase; protein product: MTKETSPSWWAAGALYQIYPRSFQDSDSDGIGDLRGIIDRLDHLSDLGVDALWLSPIFPSPMADFGYDVADYVGIDPIFGTMDDFDALVLTAHARGLKVILDLVPNHSSDQHPWFVESRSSRDNPKRDWYLWRDPAPDGGPPTNWLSEFGGSGWEYDDATGQYYYHAFLKQQPDLNWRNPQVRAAIYDAMRFWLKKGVDGFRVDVIWHLIKDDRYRDNPPNPEFRPGLPPHAALLTAYSADRPETQEIVAQLRAVCDEFDQRLLIGEIYLPIERLVAYYGADLRGAHLPFNFALLSTPWRAHDIAALIDRYEAALPPGAWPNWVLGNHDRPRVASRVGPAQARVAAMLLLTLRGTPTLYYGDELGMEQVDIAPQDVQDPFEKNVPGIGVGRDGCRTPMPWDSSPNAGFSDAKPWLPLGPDAAQDNVANLRADAQSILNLYRALLRLRRARPQLSLGDYQPLAVQGELLLYRRCHQGESVLIALNLGAAPVSAASDAFGLDGEVLLSTLMDRAGERVGATLDLRGHEGVIIGRAPEPVV